A region of Bifidobacterium adolescentis ATCC 15703 DNA encodes the following proteins:
- a CDS encoding cation:proton antiporter: MTQELVSLTIIMAVAAVSPIVAQLIPGRFIPQTVLLLAAGATLGPYGLGIIEVNDAVKLLNELGMAFLFLLAGYEIDPKRLAGHQGKVGLLTWGITLGLAWLVVTFLPFFTKQGINGIATVIALTTTALGTLMPILKERNLEGTPIGDAIISYGTWGELGPILAMAILLSTRTGWQTMLVLGAFLAICLLCAMLPTKALKTGHRLYRFLTENANTSSQTLMRLTTFLLIFLVTISALFELDAVLGAFAAGFILRYIIPDGSKSLEMKLEGVGYGFLIPVFFVVSGAAINVRAVAGRPALLVAFIVMLMLIRAVPVYLALSLDKRKNPLSSHHRVTVALYCTTALPIIVAVTSLAVKVGTMQSDTASTLVAAGAITVFLMPLLGSITYQVADVHPVTAVREIAHTPSDWRTIVREHAQVRALLHHQDRLKRMAETLESLEKQEGLNGLDSRRAELVERARLEIDRQLKELGLNPQLTTQLPHNYRYPKN, encoded by the coding sequence ATGACGCAAGAGCTTGTTTCCCTGACTATCATCATGGCGGTGGCGGCCGTCAGCCCGATTGTGGCGCAGCTGATTCCGGGAAGATTCATTCCACAAACCGTACTGCTGCTCGCCGCCGGAGCCACGCTCGGCCCGTACGGACTAGGCATAATCGAAGTGAACGACGCCGTGAAACTCTTGAACGAGCTCGGCATGGCGTTCCTGTTCCTGCTCGCCGGCTACGAAATCGACCCCAAACGACTCGCCGGACATCAAGGCAAAGTCGGACTGCTTACATGGGGAATCACGCTAGGCCTCGCCTGGCTGGTCGTGACATTCCTTCCGTTCTTCACCAAGCAAGGCATCAACGGCATCGCCACGGTAATCGCACTTACCACCACCGCTCTCGGCACGCTCATGCCGATTCTCAAGGAACGCAACCTCGAAGGCACCCCCATCGGCGACGCCATCATCTCGTACGGAACGTGGGGCGAACTCGGCCCAATCCTCGCCATGGCCATCCTGCTATCCACCCGAACCGGCTGGCAGACCATGCTCGTGCTCGGCGCGTTCCTCGCCATCTGCCTACTGTGCGCGATGCTACCTACGAAAGCACTGAAAACCGGCCATCGCCTGTACCGTTTCCTTACGGAAAACGCGAACACGTCATCGCAAACGCTCATGCGACTGACCACATTCCTGCTCATCTTCCTTGTCACCATTTCCGCACTGTTCGAACTTGACGCGGTGCTCGGCGCGTTCGCCGCAGGCTTCATCCTGCGTTACATCATCCCCGACGGCAGCAAGTCGCTGGAAATGAAACTGGAAGGCGTCGGCTACGGCTTCCTTATTCCTGTGTTCTTCGTGGTGTCAGGCGCCGCGATCAACGTGCGCGCCGTGGCAGGACGGCCCGCACTGCTCGTCGCGTTCATCGTCATGCTCATGCTGATTCGCGCGGTGCCCGTATATCTTGCGCTATCGCTCGACAAACGCAAGAATCCGCTGTCATCGCATCACCGCGTCACCGTAGCCCTGTATTGCACGACCGCGCTGCCGATCATCGTCGCCGTCACGTCGCTGGCGGTGAAGGTCGGCACCATGCAAAGCGACACCGCGTCGACACTGGTCGCAGCCGGCGCGATCACGGTGTTCCTGATGCCGCTGCTCGGCTCGATCACATATCAGGTGGCCGACGTACATCCGGTCACCGCGGTTCGGGAGATCGCGCACACGCCATCCGATTGGCGGACGATCGTACGCGAACATGCGCAGGTACGCGCGCTGCTGCACCATCAGGACCGGCTCAAGCGTATGGCGGAGACGTTGGAATCGCTGGAAAAGCAGGAGGGGCTGAACGGTTTGGACAGCCGTCGCGCCGAACTTGTGGAACGTGCGCGCCTCGAAATCGACCGCCAACTCAAGGAACTCGGCCTGAACCCGCAGCTCACCACCCAACTCCCCCACAACTACCGCTACCCGAAGAACTGA
- a CDS encoding amino acid permease, translated as MTLGNTNTGKAGTNTQAADASDATQNAQSTQSHIKSVESLDKDNDMERGLKNRHVQFIAIGGTIGTGLFLGSGKSIALTGPSIIFVYIGVGLIMFLLMRAIGEMMYSDPSQHTFINFITRYLGRAWGKFAGWTYWIVLILTGMTEITAVSTYFVTFFGTFGIDLNAWKWLIELCFLVALTGINLIAVKVFGEAEFWFSMIKITLIVGLIVTAVVMLFLGFSYPATHIEGVDGTVSGATVSLTNIADGFQLAPNGWMNFFMSFQMVFFAYQLIEFVGVTVSETQNPRKVLPKAVNELIMRILIFYVGALVAIMAIVPWRNFHQNADGSFGSPFIMVFKYAGLDWAAALVFFVVITAAASALNSLIYSAGRHLYQLAQDSESPAMQRLGEVSDRKVPAKAIIVSGCMILFSPLINAIPGVSGAFVLFASAASAVVIFIYILTMLAHRRYRQSADFLPDGFVMPAWQVCDWIAVAFYVVVYVTLFLSSDTLGSAVAGLVWFVVFGGYCLLHERFQNRDLKAALGK; from the coding sequence ATGACTTTAGGGAATACGAATACCGGGAAGGCCGGCACAAACACGCAAGCTGCCGACGCGTCTGACGCAACGCAGAACGCGCAAAGCACACAATCGCATATCAAATCCGTCGAAAGCCTCGACAAAGACAACGACATGGAACGCGGCCTGAAAAATCGCCATGTCCAATTCATCGCCATCGGCGGAACCATCGGCACTGGCCTGTTCCTCGGCTCCGGCAAATCGATTGCGCTGACCGGACCAAGCATCATCTTCGTGTACATCGGCGTGGGCCTCATCATGTTCCTGCTCATGCGCGCCATCGGCGAAATGATGTACAGCGACCCAAGCCAGCACACCTTCATCAACTTCATCACCCGCTACCTCGGCCGCGCGTGGGGCAAATTCGCCGGCTGGACGTACTGGATTGTGCTCATCCTGACCGGCATGACCGAAATCACGGCCGTCAGCACCTATTTCGTCACGTTCTTCGGCACGTTCGGCATTGACCTCAACGCGTGGAAATGGCTTATCGAACTGTGCTTCCTTGTGGCGCTCACCGGCATCAATCTCATTGCCGTGAAAGTGTTCGGCGAGGCGGAATTCTGGTTCTCCATGATCAAAATCACGCTGATTGTGGGTCTGATTGTCACCGCCGTGGTGATGCTGTTCCTCGGTTTCAGCTACCCGGCCACGCATATCGAAGGCGTGGACGGCACGGTTTCCGGTGCCACTGTGAGCCTTACGAACATTGCCGACGGCTTCCAGCTCGCGCCGAACGGCTGGATGAACTTCTTCATGAGCTTCCAGATGGTGTTCTTCGCCTACCAGCTCATCGAATTCGTGGGTGTGACCGTGTCCGAAACCCAGAACCCGCGCAAAGTGCTGCCGAAAGCCGTCAACGAGCTGATCATGCGCATCCTCATCTTCTACGTGGGCGCGCTCGTGGCCATCATGGCGATCGTGCCGTGGCGCAACTTCCACCAGAACGCGGACGGCTCGTTCGGCTCCCCGTTCATCATGGTGTTTAAGTACGCGGGCCTCGACTGGGCTGCCGCGCTCGTGTTCTTCGTGGTGATCACCGCAGCCGCGTCAGCGCTTAACTCGCTGATCTACTCGGCTGGACGCCATCTGTACCAGCTCGCGCAGGATTCCGAATCGCCCGCCATGCAGCGTCTCGGCGAAGTGTCGGACCGCAAGGTTCCGGCGAAGGCGATTATCGTGTCCGGCTGCATGATCCTGTTCTCCCCGCTGATCAACGCGATTCCGGGCGTTTCCGGCGCGTTCGTGCTGTTCGCCTCGGCCGCCAGCGCCGTCGTGATCTTCATTTACATTCTGACGATGCTTGCTCACCGCCGCTACCGTCAAAGCGCCGACTTTCTGCCGGACGGCTTCGTGATGCCGGCCTGGCAGGTGTGCGATTGGATTGCGGTCGCGTTCTACGTGGTCGTGTATGTCACGTTGTTCCTGTCTTCCGACACGCTCGGTTCCGCAGTCGCCGGCCTGGTCTGGTTTGTCGTGTTCGGTGGCTACTGCCTGCTGCACGAGCGGTTCCAGAACCGCGACCTGAAGGCGGCTCTAGGGAAGTAG
- a CDS encoding thiazole synthase has product MSTENTITTAAADVAAAPNATLDELVGTTTNTAILPEPDAHAYDEIATGDADPLILGGHKFTSRFILGSGRYDLNLIKATIENAGTQIVTMALRRCRTTENNLLDYIPKGITMLPNTSGARNAEEAVRIARLAREVCQTDFVKVEIEHEAKYLLPDNEETIKATKQLAKEGFVVMPYMFPDPIAAKRLEDAGAACVMPLGAMIGSNKGLRARDFIEVIIKNSNVPVIIDAGIGRPSQAAEAMEMGADAVMAYTAIASAGNIPLMARAFKKAIEAGREAYLSGLGKVTEDHAVPSSPTNEADYIG; this is encoded by the coding sequence ATGAGCACCGAAAACACCATCACCACCGCAGCCGCCGACGTCGCGGCCGCACCGAACGCCACGCTCGACGAGCTGGTCGGCACCACCACGAACACGGCGATCCTGCCGGAGCCGGACGCTCATGCGTACGACGAGATCGCCACCGGCGACGCCGACCCGCTGATCCTCGGCGGGCACAAGTTCACGAGCCGTTTCATCCTCGGTTCCGGCCGTTACGACCTGAACCTCATCAAGGCGACCATCGAGAACGCGGGCACGCAGATCGTCACCATGGCGCTGCGCCGCTGCCGCACCACCGAAAACAACCTGCTCGACTACATTCCGAAGGGCATCACCATGCTGCCGAACACGTCCGGCGCACGCAATGCAGAGGAAGCGGTGCGTATTGCCCGTCTCGCGCGCGAAGTGTGCCAGACGGACTTCGTGAAGGTGGAGATCGAGCATGAGGCGAAGTATCTGCTGCCCGACAATGAGGAAACCATCAAAGCCACGAAACAGCTGGCAAAAGAAGGCTTCGTGGTCATGCCGTACATGTTCCCCGATCCGATTGCGGCGAAGCGTCTTGAAGACGCAGGTGCGGCTTGCGTGATGCCGCTTGGCGCGATGATCGGCTCGAATAAGGGTCTGCGTGCACGCGATTTCATTGAAGTGATTATCAAGAATTCCAATGTTCCGGTGATTATCGACGCTGGTATTGGCCGTCCGAGCCAGGCTGCGGAAGCCATGGAAATGGGCGCGGACGCGGTGATGGCATACACGGCCATCGCTTCCGCCGGCAATATTCCGCTGATGGCACGCGCGTTCAAGAAGGCGATCGAAGCTGGTCGTGAAGCGTATTTGTCTGGCTTGGGCAAGGTTACGGAAGATCATGCCGTGCCGTCCAGCCCAACGAACGAGGCCGACTACATCGGCTGA
- the thiF gene encoding sulfur carrier protein ThiS adenylyltransferase ThiF codes for MTFEPSASQAQIDARQHAFDNQPDPATLVSREEIRAALLDRHTAATQDKLDAAHVAICGCGGLGSTIAVALTRIGVGHLHLIDFDRVDMTNLNRQQYFLKDLGQYKTEALRSNLRQINPFTDITIDTVKVTDENVPTLFENEDIICEAFDVPENKTMLVNAVLENLPGKKLVSASGMAGFRSSNLVSTRRVSKNFYFCGDGETAPVPGAGLMAPRVGVVACHEANMITRLILGEEDA; via the coding sequence ATGACTTTTGAACCATCCGCATCGCAGGCGCAGATCGACGCCCGCCAGCACGCTTTCGACAACCAGCCCGACCCGGCCACCTTGGTCAGCCGCGAGGAGATCCGCGCAGCCCTGCTCGACCGTCACACGGCCGCCACACAGGACAAGCTCGACGCGGCGCACGTGGCCATCTGCGGCTGCGGCGGCCTCGGCTCCACCATCGCGGTGGCGCTGACCCGCATCGGCGTCGGCCACCTGCACTTGATCGACTTCGACCGCGTGGATATGACGAACCTGAATCGCCAGCAGTATTTCCTGAAGGACCTCGGCCAGTACAAGACGGAGGCGCTGCGCAGCAATCTGCGCCAAATCAACCCGTTCACGGACATCACCATCGACACCGTCAAGGTGACCGACGAGAACGTGCCGACGCTGTTCGAAAACGAGGACATCATCTGCGAGGCGTTCGACGTGCCGGAAAACAAGACGATGCTCGTCAACGCGGTGCTGGAGAATCTGCCGGGCAAGAAGCTCGTCAGCGCGTCCGGCATGGCCGGCTTCCGCAGCTCCAACCTGGTGAGCACGCGTCGCGTTTCGAAGAACTTCTACTTCTGTGGCGATGGCGAGACGGCTCCGGTACCGGGTGCCGGCCTGATGGCGCCGCGCGTGGGCGTGGTCGCCTGCCACGAAGCGAACATGATCACGCGACTGATCCTCGGCGAGGAAGACGCCTGA
- the thiS gene encoding sulfur carrier protein ThiS gives MIINGKEEDVATPITVAELVEQRGLRADRVAVELNGEIVPRAQRAQTQLKGTDTLEIVTFVQGG, from the coding sequence ATGATCATCAACGGCAAGGAAGAGGACGTCGCCACGCCGATCACCGTGGCCGAACTAGTGGAGCAGCGCGGTCTGCGCGCCGACCGCGTGGCCGTGGAGCTCAACGGCGAGATCGTGCCGCGCGCCCAGCGTGCGCAGACGCAGCTCAAGGGCACCGACACGTTGGAAATCGTCACGTTCGTGCAGGGCGGCTGA
- a CDS encoding aldo/keto reductase, whose amino-acid sequence MMMNGELAGFTIPRLGMGTMALAIEGRPDRDTAIRTIHAGLDAGVRYLDTAWSYYLPSEPGTGTAKDLGYGEKLVRDALASWNGPRDEVLVATKTGYRRTMEIPAFVAPVSDSPESDTQGRDSEGCSRRPGGERQHLQAAGSQYGWMADSRPETMIRDAKESALHLGVDTLDLLYSHGPDPEVAYEDQVGALKQLLNEGVIRYAGISRVDNAQIDIAREILGDKLIAVQNQFSPSHPDPEHTMEHCAELGLAFVCWSPLGGFLDAFDQRAYDPFRTVAGNHGCSYQRVVLAWELSRYERLFTIPSARNPQEINDSFAATELTLTQDELAMLNASVDARRG is encoded by the coding sequence ATGATGATGAACGGTGAGTTGGCAGGATTTACGATTCCTCGGCTCGGCATGGGAACGATGGCTTTGGCGATTGAGGGGCGTCCGGATCGCGATACTGCGATTCGTACGATTCATGCCGGTTTGGACGCGGGTGTTCGCTATTTGGATACGGCTTGGTCGTATTATCTGCCGAGCGAGCCTGGCACTGGCACTGCGAAAGATTTGGGGTACGGCGAAAAGTTGGTGCGTGATGCGCTCGCTTCGTGGAATGGCCCCCGAGATGAAGTGCTGGTCGCCACGAAAACTGGCTATCGACGCACCATGGAGATCCCCGCTTTTGTTGCTCCTGTGTCCGATTCGCCAGAATCGGACACTCAGGGGCGGGATTCCGAGGGCTGCAGTCGTCGGCCTGGCGGGGAACGCCAGCATTTGCAGGCGGCGGGCAGTCAATACGGGTGGATGGCGGATTCGCGCCCCGAAACCATGATTCGTGACGCCAAGGAATCCGCGCTGCACTTGGGCGTCGATACGCTCGACCTGTTGTATTCGCACGGACCGGACCCGGAAGTGGCTTATGAGGACCAGGTCGGCGCGCTGAAGCAGCTGCTTAACGAGGGCGTGATCCGGTACGCGGGCATTTCCCGCGTGGACAACGCGCAGATCGACATCGCCCGCGAGATTCTCGGCGACAAGCTGATCGCCGTGCAGAACCAGTTCTCGCCCTCGCACCCCGACCCTGAGCATACGATGGAGCACTGCGCGGAACTTGGACTCGCGTTCGTGTGCTGGAGCCCCCTCGGCGGCTTCCTCGACGCGTTCGACCAGCGCGCGTACGACCCGTTCCGCACGGTCGCCGGCAACCACGGCTGCTCCTACCAGCGCGTGGTGCTCGCCTGGGAACTGAGCCGCTACGAGCGGTTGTTCACCATCCCCAGCGCCCGCAATCCGCAGGAAATCAACGATTCCTTCGCCGCCACCGAA